In Triticum aestivum cultivar Chinese Spring chromosome 5B, IWGSC CS RefSeq v2.1, whole genome shotgun sequence, the following proteins share a genomic window:
- the LOC123114263 gene encoding ras-related protein RABA2a produces MAARRAAAWEQGGDEYDYLFKVVLIGDSGVGKSNLLSRFTKNTFSLDSKSTIGVEFATRTTQVEGKTIKAQIWDTAGQERYRAITSAYYRGAVGALLVYDVTKAATFDNVKRWLKELRDHADSNIVIMLIGNKTDLRHLRSVATDKAAGFAEWEGLSFIETSALDATNVDKAFQTVLAEIYRVVGKKALSSTDDSGAGAVGEGQSILVSGGEPTSVSSRCCSF; encoded by the exons atggcggcgcggcgggcggcggcgtgggagcagggcggcgacgagtacgactacctgTTCAAGGTGGTGCTGATCGGCGACTCCGGCGTGGGCAAGTCCAACCTCCTCTCCCGCTTCACCAAGAACACCTTCTCCCTCGACTCCAAGTCCACCATCGGCGTCGAGTTCGCCACCCGCACCACACAG GTGGAAGGGAAGACGATAAAGGCGCAGATATGGGACACGGCGGGGCAGGAGCGGTACCGGGCGATCACGAGCGCCTACTACCGGGGCGCCGTGGGGGCGCTGCTGGTCTACGACGTCACCAAGGCCGCCACCTTCGACAACGTGAAGCGGTGGCTCAAGGAGCTGCGCGACCACGCCGACTCCAACATCGTCATCATGCTCATCGGCAACAAGACCgacctccgccacctccgctccgTCGCCACCGACAAGGCCGCGGGCTTCGCCGAGTGGGAAGGCCTCTCCTTCATCGAGACCTCCGCGCTCGACGCCACCAACGTCGACAAGGCCTTCCAGACCGTCCTCGCCGAGATCTACCGGGTGGTCGGCAAGAAGGCGCTGTCGTCCACGGATGATtccggtgccggcgccgtcggagAGGGGCAGTCCATCCTCGTGTCCGGCGGAGAACCCACCAGCGTTTCCTCGAGATGCTGCTCTTTCTAG